Part of the Orcinus orca chromosome 5, mOrcOrc1.1, whole genome shotgun sequence genome, TCCTCCTGGAAATCCCCAGAAGCTTCCTGCAACGGCCAGCTCGATGCGTCCAGGCCGGGAAGGCACGCAGGCCGAGCCGCTGGCTTCACGCAGCACAGAGGCCAGCCCCTCGCTCCCCGGGCAGGACCCTCTTCCGCCCCGGGACCAGCCACGCTGCGCCTGTGCGCTCGCGCCTTCCCGGGGAGGGCGGCGGGACCGGGCGCGGCCACGACAGCCGGAGGAGGGACCGGCTCCCGGGATGTTTCTCATCCCCGCTCTCACATCGCAGGGCGGCGAGAGCGAGGCCGACCCTGTCGCGGACTCCCCAACATAACCTGCAGTGAAGCCGCGCGCCCACCAAGGCCGGTGGGCGAGGAGCGCGGCCGTCGGTGAGGATGGAAGAGAGGCACGTACCCGAGTCAGGAGAGCGCGGAACTCCGGACACTGACGCCCCCGAGCTGTGACCCGTGTCCCCCAGAGGGTCAGCTGAGAGGCACCGTCGCTCTGCCACACGCTAGGTGTGGGATTTCCGGCCGTTTCTTCCGGTCTTTGTTTGTAAAATAGGGCGGCTGTGAGGCTTCCGTAAAACTCCGCGCACCAAGCCCGAGCACAGGGCCTCGACCCAGCGACGCTAACGTTTAATAAACGTTACTGCTGTATGTTTCAACAACGTCCAGTTTTTATAATAAGCACGTATTTGCTTCTGGGATATATGATGACACCCGCTCTGACCCCCTCACAGTTGTTAACTGACGGGCATGAAAGCGCTGTGAGAAGTTTAAATCCAGAGCCAAGATCTAAAAAGTACTAATTAGAGCACACTTTATATAAAACCCATACTCAGAGTGCCGTCAACAGCCTAAAGGGCTTGTAttgtcttcttaaaaaaaaaaaaaaaagaaaaaaaaggaaagcaaagccTGAATTCAAAATGACCAAGTGAGCACAAAACTTTATCTCCTATTCCTCCCAATACCcccattaaaatgaagaaaaggagcaGAATAAAAGGGTTAAACACCCACCACAAAGCATGGGAAAGGGACACGGGCTGCACAGAGATCTGAACACATTCTGGGAAACTGTAAACAGAGGGAGGACTGGTGAGGCTCCACGAGTCTCCTGTTGGACAAGGACGAACTCACTTGCTGCGCACAGAAATCACAGGTAGTCCGGGCTGGAGGGGCCCTCCCCGTGAGCTAATCCCTGGTCCTCAGCGGACAGGGGAGGCGCAGACGGGGAGCGGCAGCCCCACCGGGGCCTGTGCCACAGGCCCTGCTGCTAGGTGGGAGCACAGGGGACCCCCGTAACAATCTCGTTTCCAGATGGGCAGTCAAGGACAGAAGATTCAAAGTGAGTTGCTCTAGCTCAGAGCGGCGGGGGCGGAGCCCGGCTGGGAGCCAAGCCGGCTGGGCACCGCCCCACACTGCCCCCTCCGAAGCCACCCAGCCACTCACCGCCACATGCTACATGCCCCTCAACCCTAACCCGCTGGCATCAGAGCACAGAGCAGCACGACGTCTTGTGCTCTTACGGCCGCTGAGTCAGGTAAGAAGCAGGACACCCAGAGGAAGACCACAAACGGGGCCCCGGGCTGACCCCGGCCCCCTCCCAGCCTCGCCCTCCCGTGACAATTCATTCGTTCCTGGGACGTCTTCCTCCAGGACTGCTATTTGCTTTGACAGCAACAGAAATGCTGATGGGACGGAGTCCCCAGGACCTGCTCTGCCCCTACAGATGCCCTTCGACGTCCCCAAGCAGCCACCACTCCTCCCCACAGACAGACAGAAGCAGGGGAATAGGATTAAGCAGATAACTGTTTAATAGAAACCGTTGATTGACTGTAAATgattctatataaaataaaccttagtttaaaaatgtttaagaagtcACACCCACCATTGGAGGTGATCACCTGCACTTCGGTGAAGTTACGTAAAAGCTGTTTGCAAACTGGTTAGGGTCTCAGCAGAGGCCTGGAGAATCTTCAGCTCTTCTGTCCACAGTGTTTCTACCAAAGTTAGTTGGTTTATCAAAGACACTTCTTCATCTTTCATATGAGAAACctggaagttatttttaaatgattttctttagtgtagtaaaatatacataaacataaaatttaacattttagggcttccctggtggcgcagtggttgagagtccgcctgccgatgcaagggacatgggttcgtgccccggtccgggaagatcccacatgccgcggagcggctgggcccgtgagccatggccgctgagcctgcgcgtccggagcctgtgctccgcaacgggagaggccacagcagtgagaggcccgcgtaccgcaaaaaaaaaaaaaaattaacattctgaccacttttaaatgtacaattcagcggcactaagtacattcacagtgttataTAACTAcagccaccatccatctccagaactttttcatcatcccaaacagaaactctgtacccatcaaacattaactccccatttccccctccacaaatccctggtaacctctactctactttctgtctctataaatttgcctattccAGATATctcatttaagtggaatcatacagtacagggtatttgtctttttgggtCATGGTTTATTTCACTCAACACAAGGTCTTCAAggttcaataaaattattttttttaatcctagtaATGTTTTCATTCAAATAAGCTAATTCCTCATTTAATTAAAACGTTCattaaataaaagggaaagacgggacttcccttgtggtgcagtggttaagaatcagcctgccaatgcaggcgacatgggttcgatccctggtcagggaagattccacatgccgtggagcaactaagccctgcgccgcaactactgagcccacgcaccacaattacAGAAGCCTGCGccctctagggcccgcgtgccacaactactgaagccccgcgcgcctagagcacatgctccacaacaaaagaagccaccgcaatgagaagcctgtgcactgcgacgaagagcagcccctgctcgccacaactagagaaagcccgtgtgcagcaacgaagacccaacccggccaaaaaaaaatttttttaactaaaagaaatttaaaaataaaagggaaagagtACCTTAAAAATCTGTTACCAAGAATTCATGCAATAATTTTACCTATTAAAAGGTGTAGACACATGTTAACAGTCAAAACACGAATTACATCAGTGTTCATTTATTAAGGCATTAACAACACCCTAAGAAGGTGGACTATCCCTATCCAACAAGCATCAGTACAAAACAACTTCATCAACACACTTAGGAAAAGAACGCAATATTCTAGAAGCATACCTTTTGAAGTACAGCCTTACTCTCCTTGATGAAATAATGGCATATTTTCTGGGCTATGTCCAAACTTGCCTTCTCATTTGTATCTGAAATTATTTCCCCAATAAGTACTTTTTTCCAGCATGTCCTAGAACCAAAATATTCAATAAGGTCATTTCAGCAGGTTTTCAAAAACAAAGGCGGCTTTTCCACTTGAACACTTCTCCtatttttccagaaatataataaaactcaTTCCATCAGCATGTTCCCTCAAACCTCCCACCACACGCAGGTCCTGTGTTGGAGCAGACGAGGTATACAGGACAGAAGAAGGAACGCTGAGGATAAGAAGCGAGGGAACTGGCGCTCTTTGCAGGCAGGGCCTGAGTTTTATTAGTGCCACAATCCTGTGTCTGGCACATGAGTAAGAAGAGTCGCGTCCACCAGCCATAGGAAGAGAACAAGGGACAGACAGGAAGGTGAGTCCACAGTCAAAGTACTACTGACTAAGGAGCAAAGGCggaggttttccttttcttcaaatgACAGCCTCTCCTAAAAAAAATGGCAAACAGAACAGGACATGTTTCACAAAGTAAAATGCTCTACAGATGGAAAGAGGAATCTACAGTGAAGCCTTTCTCTACATGCAGGTCCTTCCAATTTTACACTGAGGAAGTCCGTAGGAAATGGGGCTCAGTGGGCTGGCGGGGCCAGCTTTCTGCAGAGGAGGCAAGAGGGGGCCACGGCCAATGTGCCGAGCAGGAGGGGCTGAGTCAAGCCTACAGGCCGGTGAGGAGCACTAAACAGGGAGGAAGGGGGCGGGGGGACAGATGCTGGATGCACAGAACGCGAAAGTGCACGTGGCTGAGGAGGGAAAGGCCACGGTGACAGCTCTACCATCCCAGTGGAGGGCACAGAAGTCGCTGAGAAATTCAGAACAGCCCAAGAGCCACACAGAAAATGAAGTCTTAGATGTCATCAGCTTCAGGGATCATGGCGGCAATCCCAGAGCAGATGAGTTCTCGGGAAAGAAAGGAAGTCGAGAAATaacattagggacttccctggcggtccagtggttaagactccgcacttccactgcagggggcacgggttcagtgcctggttggggaactaagatcctgcatgcgcgtggcacggccaaaaaaaaaaaaaggaagaaagaaagaaggaacgccattactgtgtgccaggaacagtGCTTTATACGCAGCCAGTATCTGTTTTAATCTTCACAAACGCCTAGCAAAGAAAGCATTATAATCCCCACCTCAGACACAAAGAAACTGAGAATCCGGAACAGTAAAGCACTCACCCTAAGTGACGGAGCTAATGAGAGGCAGAACTAGCGTGCAAATACCCGTCAGGCAGAATCCCAAACACATGCTTCCTCTGCCACACCACTCAGGTAGTCAGAAAGCAcccaaagggaagaaaggaggcctCAGGAGGACCTCTGGGAAACATCCAGTTGCTTTATTTAATTTGAGGTTGACGTCTCCAAGAACGACTTAAAGAAACTTATGTGGGTATGCACgagataaaataaaacacaagatgAATGGATAGGGAAAACAAGatgaagggaagaagaagaaagataagATACAGCCAGGAATGAGTCAGTGACAAATTGTATGCCTTAGAATCCTGCACACATGGATGGACCACAAATTTGCCTCTGAGTTTTCTAGCGAGCAATGAAAAGCAGGAAACACATCAGATACAGAATTCAGTGTCTCTACGACAAAAACACACCATCTGCTGAGAAGAGACACAACTGCTTCTGGTGTTGAGACCAGGGGATAGTTTTTCTCCCCAAGTCCCTACAGAAAAGGAAGTAAGCAACACTGTAAACAGCAACATCACGGGCACGATGGAATGAGCACAAACTacttccaggcactgtgctgagggcTGCTTCTAGGCGTTATCTCACCTAATCCTCCCAACTGCTCGAGGACGGGGTTCGCCATCTTCAGGAAGTCCTCCCTGTGGTGTCTCTCACCTGAGATTTGCTAAGTAGCAGGCATTACTCCCCGACTCCCTCGCAAGGAGCTCCAGGGCTGGGCAGCGCACGGCCGCGCGTGTGACCATCCTTTCCACACTAAGGGAAGGACCAACAGCCTctcaggaatagtgaggacctgACCAGGATGCGTGTCTACACCAGGGGCTCCTCCACCTGCCTCCTCTATGGAAATATCCAGGCCTCTCCTTGAGCAGGCGTCTGGATCTGCCCCCAGGACAGAACCGGGGGGGACCCGGCCAGTGGTCAGGAGCTCGGCCTGTTCCCAGGAAAAATCCACCTGCTCAGAGGCTCTCCTCTGACCAGGGCCAACGCGCACGCTTTTCCAAGTGTTTGCCCTGAACAACGAGCTGCAGGTCACCAGGGGGATACATGTGAGGAGAGACCAGTTCTCAGGCCTGTGTACTCTGACTATAACTCTAAAACCAGAATTCCAGAAATGGTGCAAACCTAGAAGTGAACCACTCCCCACACGGGCAAGTTACACAGAGAATAAGCAACCCCAATATACAAGGGCATTCCTTTCTCCTCTGAGGTTGGGCCTTTGAATGTAAGCCCCAAAAAAGCCAAAGTTATGTCCAAATCGTAGCTACAGCTCATGACCAACACACAGGGAACTTACAATTCTTCAGCTTCCAGACATAACAACTTAAGAGCTGTGAGTAACCGCCAAGACGGTCCATCCCATCCAAACGTCAAATTTctaaagtagaaaagaacagatatatgtatatgtataactaaatcactttgttgtccacctgaaactgacacaagattgtaaatcgactacactccaacataaaataaaaattaaattaaaaaaaaaaattaccagtctGTCATTTCAGTACTTCATTACATCACGGTAAATGACTGAAaatccaaacatttttttaaaggggcCACTAAACATGGCACAACCCATGGTCTtagtcacaaagagaaaagtaAGTCTGCAAATACTTACGAATAAGGCCTGAGTAACAAAAAAttctttgtgttaaaaaaaaaaaaagtagggcttccctggtggtgcagtggttgagagtctgcctgccaatgcaggggacacgggttcgtgccccggtccgggaaggtcccacatgctgcggagcggctgggcccgtgggccatggccgctgagcctgcgcgtccggagcctgtgctccgcaacgggagaggccacaacagtgagaggcccgcgtaccgcaaaaaaaaaaaagtaaaaagctatttttatttggTAAGAAGCTGAACTTGGATGAGGGGGCCACAGTGAGatgaatgatgaagaatctgGATGATCCTCTGGATGAAACAAATGGCAGCCAACAGAGCTAGTGTCCCTCACAGTGCTGCTGGattatttaaaacttaatttcaCCTACAGAAGAAAATCTGAAAGGGAGGGTTGTCAAACCCAGTTTATCCCACTTGGCGTGGAATCACCTAGGCTCCTCCCATCCCAAGAGCCTGCATCCTGTTGCCGGGTGACTGACGGCCAGGCTGGCCTGCAGTAGCCGATGCCACCCCACCTGACCACATGTTTGCCACAAACATACTGGGCCACCGATCAGTACGTACGGGGCTCTCCCGGTACAGAACTTGAGACTTCAGGCTTGTATCTTAGGTCCCCAAACAAGTCGCCTGACCAGCAAATTCCCCTCCTGTGTATCCCGCAACATGAAGCACGATGTGCCGCACAGAGTAAATGCTCGGTAAGTAGCTACCTGTCACGGGATACAAGTCGGGAGGCAGCTCACACCTGTAAAAATCCCAGCTCTCAACTTCTCATCAAGATTTCCTGAAGGAATAATTACTGGAGAGAAACACTTACTCTATAAAGTCGTGATCCTCTAAAATGGAAATCTTTTGGTTCATccgtttatctgttgatggaagATATTTAACGAGTatatctgcattaaaaaaaaaaatcaggctgaGATTTAGGGTATAATTCAGGTGGAAGAGAGGGGGGACCCTTTCTTCTCAGCTTACTTTCGTTCCCGTTAGCAATCAAGACATGTGTAAACAATTTTACCTATTTCACATCCAAAAAATCTAGTCTTCAAGCCCAACTCAATGGGAGTATGATTCAGCCCTCTGGAAAGCTACAAGaattccaaggcaggggacaaaACGTCTGCTACCTCAGCTGCTGCTCTCACTAAGCAAATCAACCCGTGAAATCGGGTAATGAAGACATTAGCAGGACTGCTGAGAAATTACACCCACCAGAAGTACAGACTCCGTACAAACATGAGGAAATGTTTCCAAGACTCAGTTTTTAAAAGCCAGAATTCAAAACTGTCTGGATATTAGTGACTGTAATCATAAACAACTGAAAATGAACATGCAAAAATTAACAAAGCTTTTTGGGGTCATAGGATAATGagggatttttctatttctaaaattttttacatttctctacttttattttttaaatgcagaaataATGAAAGTGTGAATTTTGTTCAAATTATTTAACAAATCAATACTTCATGGTCATCAATATTAAAGTTATTCTCATAATATAAGGCTAATTTCAAAGCTAGCTTTCTAAGAGACCCAGCAAGGCCCAGTTTTCgcttttccatttcattctgAGAAATAACATTATTACTTTGGCTACTAATAGGATGGAGTAGTATCACCTTGACCAAGTCTCTATTTCCATTAGAACTTATATTAAAACTACCTCAAATTATACACTCCGTAAATCTCTAGCCATTTCTTCAAAGCCTAGAAAACGATTTATCTGCTGCTtcaaggaagggggaaaaaattagCCCACTATGTACTATTTTTAATaccatatttgaaattttcacaGCATAAATTTAATAggtaaatcattattttaaaaagagtaatacCAATGATGACGCTAGGTAACAAAAGAACATAAATGGAATGCATATTTTATCATGCCATTAAGCCGCCCAGAGAAGGACTGTGTAACATATTTACCATGTGATTGGTACACCACCTTACACACAGTgggtgcttcataaatattttttacttgttGCTCTCTAATCCTATTTTATCTTTAGTGACAATGTTTCAGTACAAAAATTTCCACTTCTTGCCATCTATTAATACTCTATTTATTTCCCTAgcagtttctcttttcttccattctacTGTCTGACCTAATGCAATAAAAATCTCAGTTCTTCTTATCCTCAACACCGATCAAAGCTTTGCTGGTTTTACTTCAACAATGAAATGACGTGGTCAATAAGAATTAGGCTAGCCCTGCCtaggagaaaataaatgatacacaCGTTAAGGTTTTGCCATTGTGACAAAAACTTAACATAACCACAGATGGGGGGGCGGGGAATTCTATCATCTTAGTGATCAGAACCAAAGTTAATTCCAACCTTTTGAGACATAAACACAAGCATGAGGATTGCGGACGGAAACAAATCCATACTCGAGGAGCAGGCGGTGGTTATCGTGAGGGCCATAGCAGATGAGCACCTCTTGGTGTTTCCCACAGCTCACAgctgttctaatttcataacaGCGAGTTTCCTCATTAAATGCTGCTTTTACCTagaaaaaagaattgtaaaaGATGTTTTTAGAGCAaagcagaaaactaaaaagaTTAAGTGAGCGTATGAATTTAAGCAGGATGCCGCTTTCAAGCACTCATCACGGAATTTATCCACCTGGAGAAAAAATGCCACGTCCGCACTTTGGCCTCTTTGGTTCTCCTCGACTTCCCCCCATCGGGGTGGGAGGGAGTCCCACCTGGGGGCTCTGAGGATGGCCAAACACACGACACCTGACAGCGGACAGATGACTAATGGCAGTTTATTGTAAGTCACCCATACGGCCACACAGGGGCTGCGCCTGGGAGCGGAGTGTCAGCAGAGGCCATGGGAAGCAGGCCTGCAGGCGCAAGGGGTGACGCCCTGGTTCCCCGGGGCGATGTGATTTGCCTGTTTGAATAATTTTGAGGGCTGGCAGGGAGTTGACACGCATTCGGTTGAGGACCAGGTGGGCTACAGCCAGTCCGGCTGAGGGCAACTTCCTGCTGGGTGGGAAATATCCGGAGAGGGCGGAGGAACTCACGGTCAGGCCTTCGGGGCCCCGCGAGGCCCAGACATCCAGGCCGAGCATGAAATTTCAGGTCCTACGATACACACACAGCCTTTTGTGAACAGCATGATGTTGGCTGATACTGTCATATGGATTTTGTGACAGCTTTGTTAGGTAACAGGCAGAGAGGAAAAGACCAAGGAGACCGACTGCTCCCACAACAAGCGGCGGGTACAAGCACCGAGGCCTTCTCACCAAGCAGCAAACTGCAGTGAGACGGGGATGAGGACCAGGCTGAAATTCTAGCTTTTGTGGCACCTACAAGAGGTCAGGGCCAAGGCCAGCGGTGTCACGTCAAACGCCAGCTGCagcgcacttttttttttttttgcggtacgcgggcctctcactgctgtggcctctcccactgcggagcacagtctccggatacgaaggctcagcggccatggctcgcaggctcagccactccgcagcatgtgggatcttcccggaccggggcacgaacccgtgtcccctgcatcggcagcggactctcaaccactgcgccaccagggaagctctccttTGCTTAATTTTGTTAGAAATGCATCTTTCTACAAAAGCAAGGAGCAGACAGGCACAGCGATGGCCGTAGCCTAAGAAAGCACAGGGAGGGTCTCCCCTCCATCCCCACGCTCTCGTCTcgtgggcacgtgggcttctcaggGTGGCGTGGGTCACGAAGAGGACAGCGTGAGCGCAGGTCCCGCCAGTGCGCCTGCAAGCGCACCCTGAACAGGCAACAGGTTAGCTGACACACAGACATCCTTTGCCCTCGTGCCAGGCCTTCAGCCCCGTGTGCCCCGCAGATATAATCATCTCCTTTATGTGCTGGAGCAGAGAAGCCTGGGGAAGAAGAGATCCCCGACTGACTCCCAAAGTGGGACCCCTTAACGATTTCCCACAAATAGCCATCCAGCCAGAAACTGTTGATTGATTGAAcaggcctactatgtgccaggccctgtgctgagcaCTGGCGTTACAAAAAGTACAAGGCAAAGTACTTGTCCTCTAAGACTGCAGAGCTCCAAGCGGGGAAGGAGCAAGTCCCTCAGAGATCACGGCAAAATGCTGACAGCGATGCCACCAAGTGTGAAAGGGAAAGAGACAGGAAAGCAAGCGAGACTTTAGCCGCAGGTctgaaaggaggaagaaggatgCTGCAccatggggaggtgggggagggctaGGGTTCGGGGCATAGAGGGGATAGACCACCTGCAGGCCtggagagcagagcagggaaAGTGGCAAAGGAAAAGGATGCCGGCGGGGAAAGAGGGtcgggaagaaagagagaagcctACCTGACAGCAGGTGGGCTTACCAGCTGCACCTCTCCCTGCGGTTCTGCTGGCTCTTCCGAGTCACAGGTTCTACACGTTAGAGTCCTTCCTATTGAAACCAAACACAGGTCTCCCGGTTAACGTCTCACCTGGGCGTCAGGGCTGTGGTTCAGCAGATCGAGGAACGGGGCGAGCACGCAGGTGTCCGGCTCTGCGGAAAAGCACTGCCTCGGCGCGCGCTTCATGTACACAGCCCTGGTGTTGACAGTGCACCAAGCCCACAGGAGGGCGCTGTAGCTGAAGATGCTCTCGACGGCCTCCGAAAACAGAGGCTGCAGGGAAGAGAAAAAGTCTCTGGAGGAAGAAACGAACTCCTGCACGTGGGTTCTCTGTTCTCTGGCCTTTGCTTTCAAAGGTCTGGGAAGAAGATTCAC contains:
- the SETD4 gene encoding SET domain-containing protein 4 isoform X2, with amino-acid sequence MSKTSLREGQMIISLPESCLLTTDTVLRSYLGAYIAKWQPPPSPVLALCTFLVSEKHAGDRSPWKPYLEVLPKAYTCPVCLEPEVVNLLPRPLKAKAREQRTHVQEFVSSSRDFFSSLQPLFSEAVESIFSYSALLWAWCTVNTRAVYMKRAPRQCFSAEPDTCVLAPFLDLLNHSPDAQVKAAFNEETRCYEIRTAVSCGKHQEVLICYGPHDNHRLLLEYGFVSVRNPHACVYVSKDILVKYLPSTDKRMNQKISILEDHDFIENLTFGWDGPSWRLLTALKLLCLEAEELTCWKKVLIGEIISDTNEKASLDIAQKICHYFIKESKAVLQKVSHMKDEEVSLINQLTLVETLWTEELKILQASAETLTSLQTAFT
- the SETD4 gene encoding SET domain-containing protein 4 isoform X1 — translated: MKNGGGRTSRIRRRKLFTSSESRGVNESYKPEFIELKKWLKDRKFEDTNLIPARFPGTGRGLMSKTSLREGQMIISLPESCLLTTDTVLRSYLGAYIAKWQPPPSPVLALCTFLVSEKHAGDRSPWKPYLEVLPKAYTCPVCLEPEVVNLLPRPLKAKAREQRTHVQEFVSSSRDFFSSLQPLFSEAVESIFSYSALLWAWCTVNTRAVYMKRAPRQCFSAEPDTCVLAPFLDLLNHSPDAQVKAAFNEETRCYEIRTAVSCGKHQEVLICYGPHDNHRLLLEYGFVSVRNPHACVYVSKDILVKYLPSTDKRMNQKISILEDHDFIENLTFGWDGPSWRLLTALKLLCLEAEELTCWKKVLIGEIISDTNEKASLDIAQKICHYFIKESKAVLQKVSHMKDEEVSLINQLTLVETLWTEELKILQASAETLTSLQTAFT
- the SETD4 gene encoding SET domain-containing protein 4 isoform X3; amino-acid sequence: MIISLPESCLLTTDTVLRSYLGAYIAKWQPPPSPVLALCTFLVSEKHAGDRSPWKPYLEVLPKAYTCPVCLEPEVVNLLPRPLKAKAREQRTHVQEFVSSSRDFFSSLQPLFSEAVESIFSYSALLWAWCTVNTRAVYMKRAPRQCFSAEPDTCVLAPFLDLLNHSPDAQVKAAFNEETRCYEIRTAVSCGKHQEVLICYGPHDNHRLLLEYGFVSVRNPHACVYVSKDILVKYLPSTDKRMNQKISILEDHDFIENLTFGWDGPSWRLLTALKLLCLEAEELTCWKKVLIGEIISDTNEKASLDIAQKICHYFIKESKAVLQKVSHMKDEEVSLINQLTLVETLWTEELKILQASAETLTSLQTAFT